Genomic window (Nitrosophilus kaiyonis):
TATATCTCTTTTTTTAAGCTCATTTATAAGTTTATATAGATTATCTTTATCTGTAGCATTAGCTCCAGCATATCTTGCGCTATAAATTCCTGGCTCATTATTTAAAGCTGGAACACTTATACCACTATCATCAGATATAACAATTGCATTCGGATATTTATCTTTTATTTTTTCATATATTGTTCTTGCTTTTATTAGAGCATTCTCTTTAAATGTTTTTCCATTTTCTTCAATTTCTAAATTTCCCAAAATATCTTTATATGGGATAATATTTTTAATATTCAAAATCTCTTTTATCTCTTTAATCTTTCCTTTATTTGAAGTGGCTAAAATAACTTTCATTTTTTTGCCTTTTATTTGAAAATTAGTCGTAAAATAACAAAGGATACATCTAATAACTATTTATAGCTCATAGAAGGCAAAGATATTATAAGATTTGGATGAAAAATTTTTGAGGTTTAGCAATAGCTAAATTGATAAAATTTTTCGCCAAAGATTGTGCTATATTTGCCTTCTCTATGGGCTTTGTCAGCTTATCCATATGCTGTGTTGCAGCTTCTTGACTATGCTTTACATAGCCTACGTAGCTGCGCCTTGCCTATGAACAAGCTGACAAAGCTATGAACTATAAATAGTCGTTAGAAGTATCCTAAAACGAAATTCTATCATAAAGGATTGTAATTGAAAGAGATTGCAAAAAAGGTTCTACCTTTAAGTCTAATTGTAGCTCTTAGATTTTTTGGTCTGTTTATAGTTTTGTCTGTTTTAAGTCAGTATGCACTTACACTAAAAGGAGGAACTGCATTTTTAGCTGGGGTTGCAGTAGGTGGATATGCTTTCACTCAAGCAATCTTACAGGTTCCTTTTGGTGTTTTAAGCGATAAAATAGGCAGAAAAAAAACCATCCTTATAGGACTTTTGCTATTTGCAATAGGTTCGGTTATATGTGCAGTTGCAGATAATATCTATATTTTACTTCTTGGAAGATTTTTACAAGGATCAGGCGCAATAGGAAGTGTTGTTACTGCAATGATTGCAGATTATGTTAGAGAAGATGAAAGAGCACATGCAATGGCTGTAATGGGTATGGTTATAGCTATGAGCTTTGCAGCGGCTATGATTATTGGACCTATCATTGGTGGTCTTTATAGTGTAAGTGCACTATTTTGGCTTACAGCTATTTTAGCTATTTTAGCTTTGACTATTTTATTTACCGCAGTTCCTGAACCACCAAAAATAGTTCACCACTACTCTGAAGAGGAAGCAAAAATAAAACAGGTTTTTAAAGATAAAGATTTAGTTAGAATGTATATTACTTTTCTATTTCACTCTTCTACTATGGCAATAGCATTTTTTATCATTCCAATTTTAATGAAACAAAAATTTAATATGGGAGCTGAGCATTACTGGAAAGTATATCTGCCAGCAGTAATATTTGGTATTTTATCCATGGGTCCAGCAGCAGTTTTTGGGGAAAAATATCATAAAGGAAAAGAGGTATTTATTGTATCTATCTTATTTATTGCAGCATCATTTGCATTAATGGGATTTAGCAGTTCATTTTTACTTTTTACAATAGGTGCAGTATTTTTCTTTATCGGTTTTAATATGTTTGAGCCACTTCTTCAAAGTTTTGTTAGTAAGTTTGCCAAAGTTCATCAAAAAGGAGCTGCTTTAGGAGTAGCAAATACTTTTGCTTATATAGGAATATTTTTAGGTGGTGCAATCGGTGGTATTTTGTATCAATATGGAAAAGAAGTAGCAGTTGCTATAGCTGTTTTAATTGTTTGTGTTTTTTGGATATATTGGATAGTAGGAATGAGAAATCCAGGAGTCAGAGCAAATCTTTTTTTAAATTTTGAAGAATATGATAAGGAAAAGCTACCTGGATTAAAAGTTATGGAAGGAGTTACAGATTTTTATGTAAATGAAACAGAAAAAATTATTGTTGTTAAATATGATAAAGAAAAACTTGATGAAAATGAAATAAAAGAGTTTTTGAAAAAGTAAAGTTAATTTGACATCAGGCATTAGACATTATTGAGATCTCTGAAAAATTACAAATTGAACGAAGGCTTTGAAATTTTAGCTTGAAAATTTTATGTTGGCCTTTAGGCCAAAAAAGTGCACTTACCCCTAAGGGCGCTTGCGTTTGCACTTTTTAATAAAATTTTTAAGCGTTAGTTAACTAAAAATTTCAACTCGCCTGAGTGAAATTTGGTAATTTTTCAGAACATTCAATTCCAAATTTCTAATATATCAATTATTTTTTACTCATTTTCTCAATTAATTTTCCCATAGTAGCCTCATCC
Coding sequences:
- the rdgB gene encoding RdgB/HAM1 family non-canonical purine NTP pyrophosphatase, which produces MKVILATSNKGKIKEIKEILNIKNIIPYKDILGNLEIEENGKTFKENALIKARTIYEKIKDKYPNAIVISDDSGISVPALNNEPGIYSARYAGANATDKDNLYKLINELKKRDIKKTKAYYTAAVAIVSKVGEFVVHGWMHGYVIDEARGDKGFGYDPMFIPKGFDKTLGELDNEIKSKISHRAKALKLAKMILKVISKSGIGV
- a CDS encoding MFS transporter, with the translated sequence MAKKVLPLSLIVALRFFGLFIVLSVLSQYALTLKGGTAFLAGVAVGGYAFTQAILQVPFGVLSDKIGRKKTILIGLLLFAIGSVICAVADNIYILLLGRFLQGSGAIGSVVTAMIADYVREDERAHAMAVMGMVIAMSFAAAMIIGPIIGGLYSVSALFWLTAILAILALTILFTAVPEPPKIVHHYSEEEAKIKQVFKDKDLVRMYITFLFHSSTMAIAFFIIPILMKQKFNMGAEHYWKVYLPAVIFGILSMGPAAVFGEKYHKGKEVFIVSILFIAASFALMGFSSSFLLFTIGAVFFFIGFNMFEPLLQSFVSKFAKVHQKGAALGVANTFAYIGIFLGGAIGGILYQYGKEVAVAIAVLIVCVFWIYWIVGMRNPGVRANLFLNFEEYDKEKLPGLKVMEGVTDFYVNETEKIIVVKYDKEKLDENEIKEFLKK